The DNA sequence TGCCACTAAAAAAACCGACATCAATCGCCGAAATAGGCAATTACACGGCATCTGGAAAAATCCTGCTGGTTAATGGCAGTGACAAACAATCAGGTTACTTTTTTTGGCGTCGTTCTGAGTCCGGTTATCAATTTGTTGTTTCGACAATTCTGGGTATTGATGTGTTTTCTTTAAAAGTAAATGAGAATAACGCAGTCGTATATGTAGATGGTAAAGAACACAACGGTGATGATCCCCAACTGTTATTACAATCATTAACAGGACAAACACTACCATTGCAGCATATATCAAAATGGCTTATTGGCCGGGTTGAAGGCCGTGGTGTATTCAACCTACAAAAGTTCACTTCGGGTCGACCAGAGCGCTTTGTCTTTAGTCCAAATTCAGCTACCACACCACTGCCAACAAAAGTACCAACAAAAATGCCTATAAATTCGAGCTGGAGTGTACATTATCAGCAATACCAATCTGTCGATGGCCTTTGGTTACCTAGCCAAATTCAAATTAGCTCATCACTTAACCGCATCAAACTAAGAATTAATAACTGGGACCTGTTCTAATGAGTCTTGTTTTGCCAATGACGTTACTATCGCCAGCCAAGCTCAATTTGTTTTTACACATCAATGGGCGCTTACCCAATGGCTACCATGAATTACAGAGCTTATTTCACTTTTTAGACTACGGCGACACCATGACGTTTTCCGAGTCTGACCAACACCTTTTTACTTGTGACAATCCAGAACTAGAAACTGAAGACAATTTAATTATTAAAGCGCGTAATGCACTGGTTGAAATAAATAGCTTACGTGATAAGCCTCAACACCTGCAACCCATTCATATTCACCTCAATAAAGTGTTACCTATGGGCGGCGGAGTCGGTGGAGGCTCGTCAAATGCGGCGACGACTTTGTTGGCGCTAAATGAAATCTGGCAACTTCAATTGTCAAAACCACAACTGGAAGAAATAGGTCTTAAATTGGGCGCAGATGTACCAATTTTTGTACGCGGAGAGTCTTCAATCGCCGAAGGTGTTGGTGAACATTTAACGCCCTATCCGGTTAATGAAGCTTGGTATGTTGTTCTAACTCCAGATGCTCATGTCAACACAGCTATGCTTTTTAACTCGGATTCCCTACCCAGGGATACAGCCAAAATCCCCCTTTCAGAAATAGACTACCAAGCTGTTGATCCACAGTTTAAAAATGATTTTGAAAACATAGTGATTAAAGGCTATCCAACCGTTGCCAAATCATTGAACTGGTTGTTAGAATATGGCCCGGCCAGGATGACTGGCACTGGCGCTTGTGTTTTTGCTGAATTTTGTTCGCAAGACGAAGCAAATGAGATATTTCGTCGGCTGCCTGTCGAACTGGCTGGATTTGTTGCAAAAGGCTGTAACATTTCACCAACGCACCAAACGTTGTTTGGCCAATAAACATTAGAGAAATAGTCTTTCTTTGACTAATCTCAACATAAATAAAGCATAAAGCTATAGGATATCTCCGTGCCTGATATAAAGCTCTTCGCTGGAAACGCTACGCCAGAACTTGCCGAAATCATCAGTAATCGTCTCGACATCGACCTAGGAAATGCCACTGTAGGTCGTTTTAGCGACGGTGAGATCAGCGTTCAAGTAAATGATAACGTCCGTGGCTCAGACGTGTTCATTATTCAATCGACCTGTGCCCCCTGTAACGACAACTTAATGGAACTTATCGTCATGGTTGACGCTCTTAGAAGAGCTTCTGCTGGACGTATTACCGCTGTCATTCCATATTTTGGTTATGCTCGCCAAGACCGTCGTGTTCGCTCTGCACGTGTTCCAATTACTGCCAAAGTTGTTGCCGACTTCTTATCGAGTGTTGGTGTAGACCGTGTATTAACGGTTGACCTACACGCTGAGCAAATCCAAGGTTTCTTCGACGTGCCAGTGGATAACGTTTTCGGTAGTCCTATTTTGGTTGATGACCTTCGCAAAAAAGGCTTTGACCGTGCTGAAGATGTGGTTGTTGTATCACCAGACATTGGTGGTGTTGTTCGCGCTAGAGCAATCGCTAAATTATTGGACGACAAAGACCTTGCGATTATCGACAAACGTCGCCCGCAAGCCAACGTCGCTCAAATCATGCATATAATCGGTGACGTTCAAGGTCGTGATTGTATTATGGTTGATGATATGATTGATACAGGTGGCACCTTGTGTAAAGCAGCTGAAGCACTTAAGGCACACGGCGCAAAACGCGTTTTTGCTTATGCAACTCACCCGGTATTCTCTGGTAATGCAGTAGAAAACCTAAAAAATTCAGTCATTGATGAAGTTATAGTAACAGATTCGATTCCACTGGCAGAAGAAATAGCCGCACTGCCAAATGTTCGTCAACTGACCTTGGGGAACATGTTAGCAGAGGCGATTCGTCGCTTAAGCAACGAAGAATCTATCTCGGCCATGTTCGAGCACTAGATACCAAATAGATATCCTAAGAAAAAGCGGCTTTGAAGCCGCTTTTTCTTAGTTAATTTTTAATGACTTCTGCACAGCTTGTTTTAATTTGTGCCGACTTTAGCTCACTGACCTCTTTAAAGCCCAATGTTTTGGCGGTCTCTAAATCAGACTTAGAAATCGAAAACACATTTATTGTGCCCTCATCATTTCCACAAACCTGTGGGTACACCATTCCATCATTATGCCGTTCTGCACAAAACACAGTTACGCCCGATATTGAAAGAGTCGAGCTCATAGTTTCCAAGGCGATACCGTCACCAAAGCATTGCTTTTTTACAGCATCTTTATATATTGTAACCCGCTCATTCGACAGCGGTTGAATATCATTACTTGAATCTGTCGAGGTACAAGCTGTTATTAACAAGCCCGTTGCTATTAACATAAACTGCTTCATTAAAACCCTCCAATAAGGCTACAGACATATTTGTCTATGGTTCGATACGACCTAATCTCTTGCTTCATTTAACGAGCGTTTGCTGGACTGATCTTCCGTAGATTTAGAATGGTTTACGACTTGATCGTCATCGCTTGAGTGGAACGGTGCTTCAGCCTTGCTATTATCCACATACTTAACATTGATCAAATCTAACAATGCCAAAATAAACACAGACAGAGCATAGACCGAGAATATAAACAGCGTTAGTAACGAAACTTGTTGGCCCATTAAAATTGTTAAAACCAACAGAAAATTCGCCATCAAACCCGAATATAAAATACCTTTGATACCGTCGCGTAGTTTTTCTAGTGACATATTTAAAGCGAATAAATTTATTACCGCCAAGCCAAACACCCAATAAGAGGTTGAAACTGCATTACCCTGATTCACCTCCATACCACTTTTAACGAGTAAAAGTAGCAGAGGTAAAAGAGCGATTGCCCTAATCAATCTATTCATTGTAACCCTAACTCTTTTTTGTTCTTTTTATTATCCACTTGATATTAAATATTATATGCATTTGACACAAGACCCACGAAACAATGTCTCTATAAGTGAAACGCATCGATTGTGAGTTTTTTCTTCCTAACAACAAACCATATTAACTTGCTGTAAATAAAATAAACAGTTGAGCGTTTGGTCACTTTCCTTTAAAATACGCCGCCCTCATCTTTTGGGGTATGGGTTTTCTCTTGGTCGCGGGAGAAAACATCTTTTATTTATGTATTTTGGAGAATTCCATGTCTGAAGCTATTTACACTTTAGAAGCTACAGTTCGCAACGAAAAAGGTACTGGTGCGAGCCGCCGCCTTCGTCACGCTAACCAAGTTCCTGCAATCGTTTACGGTGCAGATAAAGAAACTCAACAAATCGCTCTTGCGCACAACAAAGTTTGGCAAGCTCAAGAACACGAAGGTTTCTACTCTCACATCTTAACTCTAGTTATCGATGGCAAGAACGAAGAAGTAATCTTAAAAGACGTTCAACGTCACCCTTACAAAGCACAAATCATGCACTTGGACTTCCAACGTGTTGAAGCTGGCCACAAGTTACACACAAGTGTTCCAGTTCACTTCATCGGTGAAGATGTTGCTACTAAGAGCGGCGCGATTGTTAATCACACAATGACTGAACTTGAAATTACTTGTCTTCCTAAAGACCTTCCAGAGTTCATCGAAGTTAACGTTGCTGACCTAGAAGTTGGTCAAACGTTACACATCAGTGACTTAACGCTTCCTGCAGGTGTTGAATCAGTTGAACTAGCTAAAGGTGAAGATCACGACCAAGCGGTTGTAAGCTTAAGCGCACCTAAAGCAAAAGCAGCTGAAGATGAAGCTTCTGAAGAAGCAGATTCTGAATAATCTGCGTTGAATAGACGTACACTAAGTGAGTACTGATATTCAACTAATCGTGGGCCTGGCAAATCCGGGCCCCGAATACAAATATACCCGCCATAATGCTGGAGCATGGTTTATCGAAGAACTTTGCCGAAGCAACAATGTTACCCTCAAAAACGACAGTAAATACTTTGGATATACCGGCAAAGTTATTTTGCACGGTCAAGAAGTTAAATTACTCATCCCTACCACCTTTATGAATTTAAGTGGTAAAGCTGTCGCAGCCTTAGCAAACTTTTATAAAATTAAACCAGAACAGATCTTAGTCGCTCACGATGAAATGGATCTACCGCCAGGTGTCGCTAAAATAAAACAAGGCGGCGGTCATGGTGGACACAACGGTTTAAAAGACATCATTGCAAAAATGGCTAACAACAAAGAATTTTATCGCTTGCG is a window from the Psychrosphaera ytuae genome containing:
- a CDS encoding outer membrane lipoprotein LolB, whose translation is MSIFRLGLLICCFFVLAGCTTRPSVTGSVPLKKPTSIAEIGNYTASGKILLVNGSDKQSGYFFWRRSESGYQFVVSTILGIDVFSLKVNENNAVVYVDGKEHNGDDPQLLLQSLTGQTLPLQHISKWLIGRVEGRGVFNLQKFTSGRPERFVFSPNSATTPLPTKVPTKMPINSSWSVHYQQYQSVDGLWLPSQIQISSSLNRIKLRINNWDLF
- a CDS encoding 50S ribosomal protein L25/general stress protein Ctc — encoded protein: MSEAIYTLEATVRNEKGTGASRRLRHANQVPAIVYGADKETQQIALAHNKVWQAQEHEGFYSHILTLVIDGKNEEVILKDVQRHPYKAQIMHLDFQRVEAGHKLHTSVPVHFIGEDVATKSGAIVNHTMTELEITCLPKDLPEFIEVNVADLEVGQTLHISDLTLPAGVESVELAKGEDHDQAVVSLSAPKAKAAEDEASEEADSE
- the ispE gene encoding 4-(cytidine 5'-diphospho)-2-C-methyl-D-erythritol kinase, with amino-acid sequence MSLVLPMTLLSPAKLNLFLHINGRLPNGYHELQSLFHFLDYGDTMTFSESDQHLFTCDNPELETEDNLIIKARNALVEINSLRDKPQHLQPIHIHLNKVLPMGGGVGGGSSNAATTLLALNEIWQLQLSKPQLEEIGLKLGADVPIFVRGESSIAEGVGEHLTPYPVNEAWYVVLTPDAHVNTAMLFNSDSLPRDTAKIPLSEIDYQAVDPQFKNDFENIVIKGYPTVAKSLNWLLEYGPARMTGTGACVFAEFCSQDEANEIFRRLPVELAGFVAKGCNISPTHQTLFGQ
- a CDS encoding ribose-phosphate pyrophosphokinase, translating into MPDIKLFAGNATPELAEIISNRLDIDLGNATVGRFSDGEISVQVNDNVRGSDVFIIQSTCAPCNDNLMELIVMVDALRRASAGRITAVIPYFGYARQDRRVRSARVPITAKVVADFLSSVGVDRVLTVDLHAEQIQGFFDVPVDNVFGSPILVDDLRKKGFDRAEDVVVVSPDIGGVVRARAIAKLLDDKDLAIIDKRRPQANVAQIMHIIGDVQGRDCIMVDDMIDTGGTLCKAAEALKAHGAKRVFAYATHPVFSGNAVENLKNSVIDEVIVTDSIPLAEEIAALPNVRQLTLGNMLAEAIRRLSNEESISAMFEH
- the pth gene encoding aminoacyl-tRNA hydrolase, producing MSTDIQLIVGLANPGPEYKYTRHNAGAWFIEELCRSNNVTLKNDSKYFGYTGKVILHGQEVKLLIPTTFMNLSGKAVAALANFYKIKPEQILVAHDEMDLPPGVAKIKQGGGHGGHNGLKDIIAKMANNKEFYRLRVGIGHPGSREKVTGWVLGKAPSVEQEKIDAAVDEAVRSLDIWFKQDLKKAQSRLHSFKAE